The DNA sequence GGTCTTGAGACCTAATGACAATCGATCTGCCGTGTCCTGTCTTTTTATATTACCACGTTTTTCTCATACTAATGACATGACCTGAATGATTACAATCATTGGCCCAGCTTTTTGAGTTCAGCCTCAAGCTGCTGGTTAGTTAAGGGAATGTAACCAACTTCATTGACGTATTGTTGGCCGTCGGTTAAAATCCAGATGATAAATTCCTTCACCACTCCCTGGGGAGGGCCGTTTGAAACCAGGTTAAGGGCGCGGGCCGGGGGAGAAGGATAGTTCTCTTCGGCTACGGCCTGGATGGCCTGCTCTTTGGTATCGTAAATTTCGGCGGGTTCAGCCTGGCCGTTGGCGTTAACGTCAAGCGGCGCAACGCGCGCTCCGGCCAGGGGCTGGCCTGTGTCGGCATCAAAGGCGTAATTGAGGTTGTTAAAGCCAATGCCCAGGGGGTCTTTGATAACCGCGTCCAATACACCGGGGTCGCCATAAACGCCCACCCCCAGCAGGTCTTCCTGTTTTTTGCCGCCCAGATACTCGGCCCAGGTTGCCGGCGCGCCGGCGGCATCTGAGCGAGTGAAAACATGAATGGGGTCGGTCACTTCAGCCCGGCCCGCCACTTGCCCCCAGGTGGTGATTTCGCCGGTGATGTAAATGCCGATGAGGGTTTCTTGGGTGACACCCTGGCGATGCAAATCATCCCAAACCGGGTTTTTTTCGTTGACGGTCAGAAAAACGGCGTCTTTGGTGACCGCAATCCAGAAAGCCCCTTTGTCAATTTCCTCGGGATAAATCTCCCGGGAAACCATGCCAATGTCTACAGCGTTGGCCAGCGCGTCGGCCATGCCTTTGCCCGCGCCGCCGGCCGAAATATCGAACCGAATCTGAGGATGGGTTTCTTGATAGACTTCGCTCCAGCGGATCATCATTGGATAAAGCGCCCACGCCCCGGAAATGGTAATGGTGTTTGCCGGCCCGCCCCCTGAGTTAGCCCTTGACGACGGCCCACAGCCGGTAATGAGCCAGGTAGAGATGGTAAGCAGGGTAATTAGCCAAATTAGTTTTTTCATTTCTAAATCCTCCAGATTTTTCGACCTGTGCAATAGGTCGAATAATTCCCCGAAGGGGCGGGGAGCTTGGGGGGTAGTTCCCCCCAAGCTCCCCCCTTCCCTGTGCTGCTATTGCACAGGGACAGATTTGTCAAGATATAAAAAGACCACAGACAGTTCTGCGGTCTCTTCTCAGGATAGCAGACCTGTCCCTTCCGGTGCTGACGGGGTTAGCTGACGGGTTAGGGTAGGAAGGCCCCCCTCTCGACGGTGAGATACACCCCACAAGTTGGGTCCCCCGCTCAATTGGCGGTACTGCCTCATCAGGCAGGATGAGCCAAATTGATTAAGCGACAGCAAAATTTATGTGGTTGTTGGTTTGGCAATAAGCACCGGCCGCTCCACCTTGCCCAGAAGGGGGTTGACCACTTCGCCCAATAGCCGGCGCAGCCACCAATCGGCCGGGTCGGCGGCCAGAACAATTAAATCGTAATCTCCTGTAGCTACTTCGCGTTGAATTTGTTGGCAAGGCGCGCCTTGCCGAAACCGTAACTGCCCCACAACTTCCCAATTGGCCAATTGTTGAGCGATCCGGCGCAACTGCCGGCCCAGGGGCGTATCTGTGGCCAGCCAATCGGCCAAACCGTGCGGCATATAAGTAGAAGCTTGTTGATACATAACCGACGTTTCGGGCGTCAGGGCCAAAACGGTGACTATGGCCTTGCTGGGTTGGGCCAGGCGTAAGAGCCAATCTACAGCCATGTTGTCTGTTTCGTAACCCCGCGTGACCAGGAGGATGTTTTTGAGCGGCCAACGAGGTTGCCGAGCCACCAGCACCGAGGTGGGCAGTTGCTCTGCGGCGCGGCAACCGGCCGGGCCGGATAAAATACGTTGGGTCAGCGATTGATCCGGTTCGCCAAAAATAACCAGGTCTTGATTACAGCTTGCTTTTTCGGCTAAATCTTTAAGGTTGGCTTTGCCGTTTTGGGGCATGTGAAAGAAATCAAGTTTGCCGTGAAGCAGTTGGCCCAGGTATTGGGCGTAGGCGGTTATTTTTTCGGCAATGGGGCTATCTTGGTGATAAACCAACAGGCGCAAAGAAGATAACTGGACTTCTTGCGCCCAAATTTCGGCCAATTGCCTATCTATGGCTACCGGGTCGGCCTGGACTACGTAAGGCGCTGCGCCCAGGCCGGTGGCGATAGCGGCATAGGCTGCCTTGTCGGTAGGATCGGCCATGGCCACGGTAATGTGGTCGTTATCTTTGGCCACCGGCAGGGCGTGATACTGAAAGGCCAGGGCCGGCGGCAACCGCCGGGCCAGCCGGGGATTGACCACCAGATTGTCGAGCGTAAAAAACTGGATTGAATGAGAATTTGCCACCCTCATCATCTCACCTCCACCTGTGTTATTCCCAGTATAATGGGGGAAGATGACAAAGGCTGTGATGAAGTTGTGACAAAGTTGTGACAAAAAGTGGCGTTATCTTTCCGGCCCGGCCTGGGTGACGATGGTCCGGTTAATGGGCACGTTATGGAGAAAGTCGCGGCGTTGCTGGGGGTCGGCAATCAAATTGGCCTTGCGCATGGTTTCGGCGTAGGCTTTTTGCAGATAAACTTGCGCCGGGCCGGCCTGGCCCAGGGTGTTTAAGATGCGGTTATGGCCAAAATAAATCTCGGCGGTTGAAATTTGGGGGGAATGTAAATATGTAAGTTGTTCCAGCCGGTCAACGGCAATGCTAGAGCTTTTGCGGGCTTCGGTTAAGTCTCTGAGTTCGTAAAAACTGGCCCCGCGCAAATAATGGCCCAAAAGCTCATGCTCGTAGTGCCCTCCTTCAGCCGTCAACTTGATAATCCGGTTGCTCAGGCGAACCGCGTTGGTTAAGTTTTCTTCCCCACCCAGCAGCCGGTAGTAAGTGGCTAATGCCTGGTAACTTCTGAGGATCAGGGTCAGGTCGTTACGTTCTTCGGCGCGTTGTAAGGCTTGCTCCAGAAATGTGCCGGCCTCGTTGGGTTGCGCGTTGGCCATAGCCACCAACCCCAAGGAAATGAGGGCGTAAATTTGGCCGCGTTGGTGGTTGGAGGTATTAAAGATAACCTGCGCCTGCTGATAATGGTCCAGGGCATGGCCGTAATTGCCCAGGTTATACCAGGCATCGCCCATGTGATACAGGTCCCATCCTACTTGCAGCGAAGCGCCCATATTTTCGGAGATTTTTTTAGCCTGCTGATAATACTGCATGGCTTTGGTATAGTCGTCAACCAGTAAGGCCAGGCCGCCCATGCCCCACAGGGTCCAGGTTTCATTGATCCGGTTGCCGGTTTCCCGGCAAATTTTAAGGGCCTGGTCATAATAAAGGGCCGCTCGCTCCGGGTCGTTGAGGGTATCGCTGTAAATGTGTCCCACCAATTCATTGAGCCGCCCTTCGTGCCGGCGGTCGCCCAAATCTTGGGCAATCATCAGGGCCTCGGCGGCAAACGACATACTGTTAGGGTTACGCCGGGTCCACAAAACGCGCGCAATTTGTTCCATGCAGTATAGCTCGCCGCGCCGGTCGCCGTTTTCTTGGGCCACCTTCAGCCCCTGCCGGGCGATGCTTTCGGCCTGGTTGAGTTTGCCCACTTCCCAATGGTAAGTGGCCTGGCGCGACATGGCCTCGACCCAACGCTGCTTGTCGCCCATGTCTTCGGCCACAGCCAACATCTTCTCCAGCACATTCAACTCGCGTTTGCGATTGCCCAAAAAGTTGAATATCTGCCGGCTGTGGCGCAGCAACTCAAATTGCTGGCCCAGATTGGCCTCCAATTCGTCATTATTCAAGTCTGGCGCCGTATCTTCCAAAATCTCCTGGGCCTGTTCAAAATAATCAACGGCTTCGGCATTGGCGTAAACCCGGTAGGCCGCCTCTCCGGCCCGGCACAGATAGGGCACGGCTTTTTCATCCTGAGCGCCGGCAATCAGATGATGGGCCAGCGCCGCCGGAGCAGGCTCAATCACCTCGGCGGCGGTCAATTGTTCCATGGCCGCGGCTACTTTGCGGTGCAATTGGCGGCGGCGCAGGGGCCGCAGTTCCTCGTATAGCGTTTCCCGGATCAAGGCGTGTTGAAACTGATAGTGAATGTTGATCCCCCGGTCTGTCAGGTGGGCGGGGCGATCAAAAATTTGGCTGACTTCAATGAGTTGGAAACGCAGGGCTTCTTCGATGGCCCACTGGATGGTTTCTTCATCCAGGGCGCTGGCCTCGGCGAGCAGGTCCAGGCTAAAGCCCCGGCCAATTACCGCCGCCAGTTGCAGCAATTCCAGGGTGGGTTTTTTAACCCGTTCCAGCCGTCCCCCCAGCACCGACTTGATACTGCCGGGCACGTGCAACACCCCGGTATCGCGCTGGGCCCAGTGACCTTCGCGCAGGATAAGCTGGCCGTCGGTGGCCAGGTTTTTGATAACCTCTTCAATAAAGAGGGGATTGCCTTCGGTGGCCCGGTAGATGGAGTGGCTGAACTGTTCGCTCACAATGTCGCCCAGCAGGGCTTCGAGCATTTGTTTGACCATCCCCGGCGATAATCGGCGCAGGGCCAGGCGGTGGAGCAGTTCGTTTGACTCCAGGGTGGAAATGAGTTGGTTGATGGGATGAGCATAACTCAAGCCCACGTCCTGGTACGTGCCGGCAATGAGCAGCGGCACGGCTGTGGCCTGGCAGATGAGGGTTTGCAAAATATCCAGGCTGCCGGCGTCGGCAAAGTGGAGGTCGGTTAAAACCAGCAGAGTAGGTTGTTCGTGGGCCATATTCAAGATGAATTTACTGACCTGCTCCATCAGGCGGGCCCGTTCGGCTTCCGGTTCCAGGGGGGGATTGGCCGGAATGTAGCCGATTTTTTCGGCCAGTTGGGGGGCCAATTTGACCACCTCGCCGGCAATGAAGTCGGGGGTTTGGCGGCGCAACACATTGGCCGATTGCTCGCGCACGTAATTGCGCAGGGCGTTGGCAAAAATGGCATAAGGCGTGCCAATGTCTTGCTCACGGGCAATGCCATGCAAAATATAACCATCACGCAGGTTGGCATAGACTTGTAATTCGCGTAGTAAACGATTTTTACCTATACCCGCCTCACCAGAAATCAACGCCAACGACTCAATATCCGGTTCGCCCAAACGGGCCAGGTCCCAACGGCGTTTAAGTTCGGCTAACTCATCATCGCGGCCTATCATTTTGCCCTGGGCAATCCGGTCGAGTAGAATTTGGTGGGAGGCGGTGGCTTCCAGGGCCAGCATCTGTTTGGGCAGGTAACCGGCTGTTTCTTCATCCAGCATGCCTCCCCGCAGGCGGGTGAGGACGGGGGCTAAAGCCTGGCGCACTTCGGCGGCGGCGGCGTAACGTTCGAGGGGTTGTTTGGCCAACAATTTGAGAATGATGGCTTGCAGATCGTCGGGAATGTTGGGGTTGTAGTGTTGCGGCGGCACTACCGGCGCGTGGATGTGTTGGGAGATGATGGTCAGGGGGTCCTCCCCGGAAAAAGGGCGGCGTCCGGTAAGCAACTCATACATGATCACGCCCATCGCGTATAAATCCACCCGATGGTCTCCGCCTTCACCCAGGGCCAGTTCGGGGGCCAGGTAAGAAGCTGTGCCGGCCACCAGACCGTCTTGGGTGAGGCGGGATTGGCCCTGGATCCGGGCCAGGCCAAAATCCATCACTTTCACCTGGTTGTCGGGCGTAATCATTACGTTTTCGGGTTTGAGGTCGCGGTGGATAACCTCGTGCCGGTGGGAATATTCTAGGGCGGCCAGAATGCTGTCTATGATGGGCAGGGATTCGGCAAAAGGCATCAAATCGGGGCTGTAGCTGTTATCAAGCGCCCACAGGTCCTGGCCGGGGATATATTCCATTACCAGGTAAGGCCACCCCTCCTCGGTTTCGGCGTAATCAAAAAGGGTGATGATGTGGGGATGGTTAAGGCGGGCCACGGAGCGAGCCTCGCTGCGAAAGCGTTTCAGTTTATCGGCGGCCATGCCGCCCCGGTCGGTGAGCAGTTTAATGGCTACCGTGCGCCCCAATTCTTCATCTGTGGCTCGGTAAACAATACCGGCTCCGCCTTCACCCAGTTCTTCTTCCAGGCGATAGCGGTTATTGAGCAGGATACCGGCGGTCATTGAGGGCATTCTGGATGGTCGTTTGAACATAATACCCGGTCTCTAATCCTAAATTGAATTTTGCGTAGATTTTACCCACCTGCTCTATTCTAGGCAAACCCCAATGGTCTGTTGCTTACCGTTCCGCGGCTTGGACGATGATGGTCAAGCATCAAGCACTTCTCTTACTTTGCGAGACAGGCTCACGGGCGAAAACGGTTTTGGCAAAAAAGCAATATTTGGATCCAATACTCCGCGTTGAACAATGGCTTTGTCTACATACCCCGACATATAGAGTACCTTTGTTTCTGGATATAAAGCCGTCAATTGCTCGGCCAGGTTGCGGCCGCTCAACCCGCTGGGCATCACCACATCGGTCAGGAGCAGATGAATCGGCCCCTCGTGCTGCCGGCAAACCTCCAGGGCTTCCCGGCCATGGCGGGCTTCAAGCACGCGGTAGCCGTTTTGAACTAAAGCGTACCGGGCCAATTCTCTGACCATATCTTCATCCTCTACCAGCAGAATGGTCTCTGTGCCGCGTAAGGGTTTGCTCAAACCCGGTTCTGCCCCGGCTAAGGGTTTGACCGGCTCAATCTGGGGCAGGTAGATTTGAAAGGTGGCGCCACGCCCCGGCTGGCTGGAAACGGAAAGGCCCCCCTTATTTTGCTGCACAATGCCGTAAACGGTAGCCAGCCCCAACCCCGTGCCTTTGCCCTTTGCTTTGGTGGTAAAAAAAGGTTCAAAGATGTGCGAAAGGGTTTCGGCGTCCATGCCAATGCCGGTATCGCTGACGGTCAGCAGCACATACCGGCCAGGCTCCAGGCCGATGGGCTTGTCTGCGCTGCCGGCACCGAGTTTAAGATTGCTTGTTTTGATGGTCAATTTGCCGCCGTGAGGCATGGCGTCGTAGGCATTGACGGCCAGGTTGAGAATGATGGACTCAATTTGGTTAGCGTCGGCTTTGATGTGGCCCAGGGTTGGGTCCAGAATAGTGATCAGGTCTATATCCTCGCTGATCAGGCGGCGGAGCATTTCGTTGGTGTCGGTGATAATGGCGTTGAGGTCCAATATCTCCGGTTGAATGACCTGCTGGCGGCTAAAGGCCAGCAATTGGCGAGTCAAGGCGGTGGCTCGTTCGCCCGCCTTAAAGATTTGCTCAATGTCTTTGTAGCGCGGATCATGGCGCTCAATATGGCGATGCAGCAGCAGTTCGCTGTAGCCGGTGATAACGGTCAGCAAATTATTAAAGTCGTGGGCCATGCCTCCGGCCAGCCGGCCAATGGCTTCCATTTTTTGCGCTTGCCGCAATTGCTCCTCCAACTGGCGATGTTCCTGGACCAATTGGGCGCGGACCAATACCCCCGATACCTGCTCGGCCACGCTCCGGGCCAGGTTAATTTCTTCAGCGGTGAAGTGGCGCGGCTCGGTGGTATTCAGGCACAAACTCCCAATGATCTCTTGTTTATTGGTAAGGGGCAACAGGAGCAAGGACACTGTGCCGCGCTGGCACATCAGGTGATGCGCCAACACTAACTGTGGGTCGTTTTGGGCGTCATCCACTGTTAAAGGCGTTTTGTGGGCCAGCAGGTTTTGGAATAGACCGTTATTTTTTACCGGCACAATTTGGCCGACGGTGGTTGATTCGTCCCTGGTAGAATATTCGGCAATCACTTTCCCTTCGGTTTTCTCCGGGTTGAAAAGCGTGGCCGCCACCCGGGGCACGTCAAAGGCTGCGGCCAGCTCACGGCAAACCGTTTGCAGAACGGTGTCCGGTTCCAGGCTGGCGGTTGAAGCAGCGATGACCCGGTTGAGCAGAGTCAGTTCGCGGTTGCGGCGCTGCACTTCTTCTTCGGTTCGGTTGCGTTCGGCAATTTCGGCGGCAAGCTGTTTATTGGCTTCAGCCAATTGCGCGGTGCGTTCGGTCACCAACTCTTCCAGATGTTCTCGGTATTGTTTCAGCTCTGCTTCGGCCTGTTTGTGGCGGATGACGTTTTCTACCGTAACCGGCAGGGTTTTGAGGTAATTTCCCTGGGGGTCTTTGGTCAGATAATCCAGGGCGCCGGCTTTCATGGCCTCCACGGCAATGGCTTCGTCGCCGCTGCCGGTGACAATAACAAAAGGCGTGTCGCCCATGTCGGCAAACAGGTCAAAGGCGGTGCCGTCGCCAAGCAAATAGTCAACCAGCACTGCGTCAAAGTGGTTGGCCTGCAAAGCCTGCCTGGCTTCTGACACGGAAGTGGCCAGCACGTAGTCGTAAGGCAGCTGCTCCTGTTTCACCAAACGCTCAAAGGCCATCCGGTCAACCTGGTCATCTTCAAGCAGCAAAATTTTAATTCTTTCTTCCATTGCTTTACCCCTCGGGCGGCAGTTCGCTCAAGGTCCAATAGGCGTCAAGGGTGCGGACCATCTCTACAAATTGTTTATACTCAATGGGCTTGAGTAAATACCCGGCTGCGCCCAGATTGAAACTGTCTATCTTATCTTGCACCTCACCGGATGAGGTTAGCACGACGACCGGAATTCTTTTGAGCGTTTTGTCTTGTTTGACCAGGCCCAGGAACTCGATGCCGTTCATGCGGGGCATGTTCAAATCCAACAGAATCAGGCCCGGCTTTTCCTGGTTCGGCGCTTGTAGTAGATGCAGGGCTTCCTCGCCGTCGCCGGCCAGGTAAAGGCGATTGCTTACTTTGATTTCCTGCAAGGCTCGTTTGACGATCATGGCGTCTACCTGGTCGTCTTCCACAAGTAGAATGGGTTTAGTGTTTCTCAAGGTTGTTTGCCTCTTTCTGGGGAAAAGTAAAAAAGAAAGCGCTCCCCCGGCCAATTTCCGATTCAACCCAAATCTTGCCCCCCCAGGCCTCAATGATTTTTTTGACCAGGGCCAGCCCAATGCCGGTGCTTTCGGGGTCGTCACGGGGGGCCAGGGTTTGAAACACTTGAAAGATTTTGGGGTAGTATTTTTCTTCAATGCCGGGGCCGTTGTCGGCAATGCTAAAGGTCCAGCCGGCAGCTTGCGCTACACAGTTAATTCTAATCTGGCCTTCTGGCTTGTCAATAAATTTAATGGCGTTGGCCAGCAAGTTTTGAAAAACCTGCTCCAGCCGGGTTGGTTCACCAACCACAAGGGGCAACTTGTTTTCAAGCGTTACCCGGATATGCTCCGGCGGGGCTAACATTTCAACAACTTCTCGCACCAGTTGGTTAAGATCAATCTTTCTTTCTTTTTCTGCCAGGCGACCCACCCGCGAATATTGCAGAATGTCTTCAATGAGGTTGTGCATCCGCCGGGTGCGGTGGTTTAGCAATTGCAGCATCTCTTGCCCCTCTTTATCCAGCGTTTCTTTATAGTCTGCTGAAATCCAATCGGCCAATTGGGTAATGGCCCGCAGCGGCGCTTTTAAATCGTGCGAAACCACATAGGCAAAATCTTCCAATTCCTGGTTGGCTACCTGCAATTTGCGGGCAGTCCGCTCCAGATTGCGGTTGGTTGTTTGCAGGTCTGCCAGCAGTTTGGTCATAGCGTTGTTAAGTTGCTCAATTTCTGTCACCCGTTCGTTCAGTTCGGCGGTCCGCGCGGCGACCAATTCTTCCAGGTGATCGCGGTATTGTATTAGCTCCTCTTCGGCTCGCTTGCGCCGGCTAATATCTTTCATGATAATCACAAAAGATACCGGTTGACCTTTCGCATCCAGGATGGCGCTGCTGGAGACTTCGGCCGGGAATTGGCGACCATTTTTGGTGATAAGGGTGTATTGACTCTCCCCCCGCGTGCCCTGTTTGAGGGTTTT is a window from the Anaerolineae bacterium genome containing:
- a CDS encoding protein kinase; amino-acid sequence: MFKRPSRMPSMTAGILLNNRYRLEEELGEGGAGIVYRATDEELGRTVAIKLLTDRGGMAADKLKRFRSEARSVARLNHPHIITLFDYAETEEGWPYLVMEYIPGQDLWALDNSYSPDLMPFAESLPIIDSILAALEYSHRHEVIHRDLKPENVMITPDNQVKVMDFGLARIQGQSRLTQDGLVAGTASYLAPELALGEGGDHRVDLYAMGVIMYELLTGRRPFSGEDPLTIISQHIHAPVVPPQHYNPNIPDDLQAIILKLLAKQPLERYAAAAEVRQALAPVLTRLRGGMLDEETAGYLPKQMLALEATASHQILLDRIAQGKMIGRDDELAELKRRWDLARLGEPDIESLALISGEAGIGKNRLLRELQVYANLRDGYILHGIAREQDIGTPYAIFANALRNYVREQSANVLRRQTPDFIAGEVVKLAPQLAEKIGYIPANPPLEPEAERARLMEQVSKFILNMAHEQPTLLVLTDLHFADAGSLDILQTLICQATAVPLLIAGTYQDVGLSYAHPINQLISTLESNELLHRLALRRLSPGMVKQMLEALLGDIVSEQFSHSIYRATEGNPLFIEEVIKNLATDGQLILREGHWAQRDTGVLHVPGSIKSVLGGRLERVKKPTLELLQLAAVIGRGFSLDLLAEASALDEETIQWAIEEALRFQLIEVSQIFDRPAHLTDRGINIHYQFQHALIRETLYEELRPLRRRQLHRKVAAAMEQLTAAEVIEPAPAALAHHLIAGAQDEKAVPYLCRAGEAAYRVYANAEAVDYFEQAQEILEDTAPDLNNDELEANLGQQFELLRHSRQIFNFLGNRKRELNVLEKMLAVAEDMGDKQRWVEAMSRQATYHWEVGKLNQAESIARQGLKVAQENGDRRGELYCMEQIARVLWTRRNPNSMSFAAEALMIAQDLGDRRHEGRLNELVGHIYSDTLNDPERAALYYDQALKICRETGNRINETWTLWGMGGLALLVDDYTKAMQYYQQAKKISENMGASLQVGWDLYHMGDAWYNLGNYGHALDHYQQAQVIFNTSNHQRGQIYALISLGLVAMANAQPNEAGTFLEQALQRAEERNDLTLILRSYQALATYYRLLGGEENLTNAVRLSNRIIKLTAEGGHYEHELLGHYLRGASFYELRDLTEARKSSSIAVDRLEQLTYLHSPQISTAEIYFGHNRILNTLGQAGPAQVYLQKAYAETMRKANLIADPQQRRDFLHNVPINRTIVTQAGPER
- a CDS encoding response regulator encodes the protein MRNTKPILLVEDDQVDAMIVKRALQEIKVSNRLYLAGDGEEALHLLQAPNQEKPGLILLDLNMPRMNGIEFLGLVKQDKTLKRIPVVVLTSSGEVQDKIDSFNLGAAGYLLKPIEYKQFVEMVRTLDAYWTLSELPPEG
- a CDS encoding universal stress protein; this encodes MMRVANSHSIQFFTLDNLVVNPRLARRLPPALAFQYHALPVAKDNDHITVAMADPTDKAAYAAIATGLGAAPYVVQADPVAIDRQLAEIWAQEVQLSSLRLLVYHQDSPIAEKITAYAQYLGQLLHGKLDFFHMPQNGKANLKDLAEKASCNQDLVIFGEPDQSLTQRILSGPAGCRAAEQLPTSVLVARQPRWPLKNILLVTRGYETDNMAVDWLLRLAQPSKAIVTVLALTPETSVMYQQASTYMPHGLADWLATDTPLGRQLRRIAQQLANWEVVGQLRFRQGAPCQQIQREVATGDYDLIVLAADPADWWLRRLLGEVVNPLLGKVERPVLIAKPTTT
- a CDS encoding response regulator — encoded protein: MEERIKILLLEDDQVDRMAFERLVKQEQLPYDYVLATSVSEARQALQANHFDAVLVDYLLGDGTAFDLFADMGDTPFVIVTGSGDEAIAVEAMKAGALDYLTKDPQGNYLKTLPVTVENVIRHKQAEAELKQYREHLEELVTERTAQLAEANKQLAAEIAERNRTEEEVQRRNRELTLLNRVIAASTASLEPDTVLQTVCRELAAAFDVPRVAATLFNPEKTEGKVIAEYSTRDESTTVGQIVPVKNNGLFQNLLAHKTPLTVDDAQNDPQLVLAHHLMCQRGTVSLLLLPLTNKQEIIGSLCLNTTEPRHFTAEEINLARSVAEQVSGVLVRAQLVQEHRQLEEQLRQAQKMEAIGRLAGGMAHDFNNLLTVITGYSELLLHRHIERHDPRYKDIEQIFKAGERATALTRQLLAFSRQQVIQPEILDLNAIITDTNEMLRRLISEDIDLITILDPTLGHIKADANQIESIILNLAVNAYDAMPHGGKLTIKTSNLKLGAGSADKPIGLEPGRYVLLTVSDTGIGMDAETLSHIFEPFFTTKAKGKGTGLGLATVYGIVQQNKGGLSVSSQPGRGATFQIYLPQIEPVKPLAGAEPGLSKPLRGTETILLVEDEDMVRELARYALVQNGYRVLEARHGREALEVCRQHEGPIHLLLTDVVMPSGLSGRNLAEQLTALYPETKVLYMSGYVDKAIVQRGVLDPNIAFLPKPFSPVSLSRKVREVLDA
- a CDS encoding substrate-binding domain-containing protein — its product is MKKLIWLITLLTISTWLITGCGPSSRANSGGGPANTITISGAWALYPMMIRWSEVYQETHPQIRFDISAGGAGKGMADALANAVDIGMVSREIYPEEIDKGAFWIAVTKDAVFLTVNEKNPVWDDLHRQGVTQETLIGIYITGEITTWGQVAGRAEVTDPIHVFTRSDAAGAPATWAEYLGGKKQEDLLGVGVYGDPGVLDAVIKDPLGIGFNNLNYAFDADTGQPLAGARVAPLDVNANGQAEPAEIYDTKEQAIQAVAEENYPSPPARALNLVSNGPPQGVVKEFIIWILTDGQQYVNEVGYIPLTNQQLEAELKKLGQ